In Juglans regia cultivar Chandler chromosome 13, Walnut 2.0, whole genome shotgun sequence, the following proteins share a genomic window:
- the LOC109001213 gene encoding acyl carrier protein 1, chloroplastic-like isoform X1, with the protein MATISATSSATVGASLKLCFQNSKVAGGTLTTLKMVRVGWANNVFPTLRTSRFNVCCAQAKPETVQKVCEIVKKQLALSDETELTPESKFAALGADSLDTVEIVMSLEEEFGINVEEESSQNITTVQEAADLIEKLVQTTPEA; encoded by the exons ATGGCCACCATTTCCGCTACTTCTTCTGCTACCGTTGGGGCTTCCCTGAAGTTATGCTTCCAGAATAGTAAG GTGGCTGGTGGGACTTTAACAACTCTGAAGATGGTTAGAGTAGGCTGGGCAAACAATGTCTTCCCTACTTTAAGGACCTCGCGCTTCAATGTTTGTTGTGCG CAGGCCAAGCCCGAGACAGTGCAGAAAGTCTGCGAGATAGTAAAGAAACAATTGGCATTGTCCGACGAGACTGAGCTCACCCCTGAGTCCAAGTTTGCTGCCCTGGGTGCTGATTCTCTTGATACG GTGGAAATAGTTATGAGTTTGGAGGAAGAGTTCGGAATCAATGTCGAGGAGGAAAGCTCACAGAATATAACAACGGTCCAAGAAGCAGCTGATTTGATAGAGAAGCTTGTGCAGACGACGCCCGAAGCTTAG
- the LOC109001213 gene encoding acyl carrier protein 1, chloroplastic-like isoform X2: protein MATISATSSATVGASLKLCFQNSKVAGGTLTTLKMVRVGWANNVFPTLRTSRFNVCCAAKPETVQKVCEIVKKQLALSDETELTPESKFAALGADSLDTVEIVMSLEEEFGINVEEESSQNITTVQEAADLIEKLVQTTPEA, encoded by the exons ATGGCCACCATTTCCGCTACTTCTTCTGCTACCGTTGGGGCTTCCCTGAAGTTATGCTTCCAGAATAGTAAG GTGGCTGGTGGGACTTTAACAACTCTGAAGATGGTTAGAGTAGGCTGGGCAAACAATGTCTTCCCTACTTTAAGGACCTCGCGCTTCAATGTTTGTTGTGCG GCCAAGCCCGAGACAGTGCAGAAAGTCTGCGAGATAGTAAAGAAACAATTGGCATTGTCCGACGAGACTGAGCTCACCCCTGAGTCCAAGTTTGCTGCCCTGGGTGCTGATTCTCTTGATACG GTGGAAATAGTTATGAGTTTGGAGGAAGAGTTCGGAATCAATGTCGAGGAGGAAAGCTCACAGAATATAACAACGGTCCAAGAAGCAGCTGATTTGATAGAGAAGCTTGTGCAGACGACGCCCGAAGCTTAG
- the LOC109001212 gene encoding uncharacterized protein LOC109001212 isoform X1, with protein sequence MAFTAVGIALRTQLTFRRPLVFCVRKVRYSGSLAAVDLVAEPVSKHEGEVFGRDNKGHEWKKLNSEVLGIETWMISKPTRLVLNGLRKKGYEVYLVGGCVRDLILKRTPKDFDIITSAELKEVRKTFVRCEIVGKRFPICHVHVNDTIVEVSSFSTSVGKSSWKLGNNFSKPSGCKGRDYIRWRNCIQRDFTINGLMLDPYAQVVYDYMGGIEDIRKFKVRTVIPANVSFVEDCARILRAVRIAARLGFRFTKETALSVRELACSVLRLDKGRILLEMNYMLAFGSAEASLRLLWRFGLLEILLPIQASYFASQGFRRRDGRSNMLLSLFSNLDKLVAPNQPCHCSLWIAILAFHKALVDQPRDPVVVAAFGLAVHSGGSLSEAVEIARGISQPYVPSFDELLEPRDIDFNDALMDDVIDLSVSVKAALCKMTDQFYVSQAMAKYPEAPYSDMVFIPWALSLRVSKIFECVGRGMERGCVPKRGKQIDYESLASGSLKEVQHLFARIVFDTIYPPHQNREKHTAT encoded by the exons ATGGCGTTCACTGCTGTCGGGATAGCATTGAGGACTCAACTCACTTTTCGTCGCCCTCTGGTTTTCTGCGTCCGAAAG GTGCGATACAGCGGTTCTCTTGCAGCGGTTGATTTGGTTGCTGAACCAGTGTCTAAACACGAAGGAG AAGTATTTGGGAGGGATAACAAGGGACACGAATGGAAGAAGTTGAATTCTGAAGTACTAGGGATTGAAACATGGATGATATCGAAGCCTACGCGGTTGGTATTGAACGGGCTAAGGAAAAAAG GATATGAGGTCTACCTTGTTGGAGGTTGTGTGCGAGATCTTATACTGAAGAGAACTCCAAAAGACTTCGATATCATTACGTCTGCTGAACTTAAGGAG GTACGGAAAACATTTGTGCGATGCGAGATTGTTGGGAAACGATTTCCCATATGCCACGTTCATGTCAATGATACCATTGTGGAG GTTTCAAGTTTCAGCACCTCTGTTGGTAAGTCCAGTTGGAAGTTGGGTAATAATTTCAGTAAACCTTCCGGCTGCAAGGGGCGTGACTATATTCGCTGGAGGAATTGCATACAGCGAGACTTTACCATTAATGG GTTGATGCTTGATCCATATGCACAAGTAGTGTATGACTATATGGGAGGGATAGAAGATATCAGAAAATTTAAA GTGCGTACTGTGATACCTGCAAATGTTTCTTTTGTGGAGGACTGTG CTCGCATTTTACGTGCAGTCAGAATTGCAGCTCGTTTAGGATTTCGTTTCACCAAAGAGACAGCTCTTTCTGTAAGAGAATTAGCTTGCTCGGTGTTAAGACTTGATAAG GGGAGGATCCTCTTGGAAATGAATTATATGCTGGCTTTTGGGTCTGCAGAAGCTTCCTTGAGGTTATTGTGGAGATTTGGACTTTTAGAGATACTTCTGCCCATCCAA GCATCTTATTTTGCTTCCCAAGGGTTTCGGAGGCGTGATGGGAGATCTAACATGCTTCTA TCTTTGTTTTCCAATCTCGATAAACTTGTGGCACCTAATCAGCCATGCCATTGTAGCTTATG GATTGCTATCTTAGCATTTCATAAAGCTCTGGTTGACCAACCTCGTGATCCTGTGGTTGTTGCTGCATTCGGCCTTGCTGTCCACAGTGGTGGATCTTTGTCTGAAGCTGTAGAAATTGCAAGGGGGATCTCCCAACCATATGTCCCAAGCTTTGATGAATTATTAGAACCTCGAGATATAGACTTCAATGATGCATTAATGGATGATGTTATTGATCTTTCAGTGTCTGTCAAAGCTGCATTATGCAAGATGACAGATCAATTTTACGTTTCCCAAGCAATGGCCAAGTACCCAGAAGCACCATACTCAGATATG GTTTTTATCCCATGGGCATTGTCTCTGAGGGTATCCAAGATTTTTGAATGCGTTGGAAGAGGAATGGAAAGAGGATGTGTCCCCAAAAGAGGGAAACAAATTGACTATGAGTCTTTGGCATCAGGGAGCTTGAAGGAGGTTCAACATTTGTTTGCTAGGATTGTTTTTGACACTATTTATCCTCCTCACCAAAACAGAGAAAAGCACACTGCTACCTGA
- the LOC109001212 gene encoding poly(A) polymerase I-like isoform X2, with translation MAFTAVGIALRTQLTFRRPLVFCVRKVRYSGSLAAVDLVAEPVSKHEGVFGRDNKGHEWKKLNSEVLGIETWMISKPTRLVLNGLRKKGYEVYLVGGCVRDLILKRTPKDFDIITSAELKEVRKTFVRCEIVGKRFPICHVHVNDTIVEVSSFSTSVGKSSWKLGNNFSKPSGCKGRDYIRWRNCIQRDFTINGLMLDPYAQVVYDYMGGIEDIRKFKVRTVIPANVSFVEDCARILRAVRIAARLGFRFTKETALSVRELACSVLRLDKGRILLEMNYMLAFGSAEASLRLLWRFGLLEILLPIQASYFASQGFRRRDGRSNMLLSLFSNLDKLVAPNQPCHCSLWIAILAFHKALVDQPRDPVVVAAFGLAVHSGGSLSEAVEIARGISQPYVPSFDELLEPRDIDFNDALMDDVIDLSVSVKAALCKMTDQFYVSQAMAKYPEAPYSDMVFIPWALSLRVSKIFECVGRGMERGCVPKRGKQIDYESLASGSLKEVQHLFARIVFDTIYPPHQNREKHTAT, from the exons ATGGCGTTCACTGCTGTCGGGATAGCATTGAGGACTCAACTCACTTTTCGTCGCCCTCTGGTTTTCTGCGTCCGAAAG GTGCGATACAGCGGTTCTCTTGCAGCGGTTGATTTGGTTGCTGAACCAGTGTCTAAACACGAAGGAG TATTTGGGAGGGATAACAAGGGACACGAATGGAAGAAGTTGAATTCTGAAGTACTAGGGATTGAAACATGGATGATATCGAAGCCTACGCGGTTGGTATTGAACGGGCTAAGGAAAAAAG GATATGAGGTCTACCTTGTTGGAGGTTGTGTGCGAGATCTTATACTGAAGAGAACTCCAAAAGACTTCGATATCATTACGTCTGCTGAACTTAAGGAG GTACGGAAAACATTTGTGCGATGCGAGATTGTTGGGAAACGATTTCCCATATGCCACGTTCATGTCAATGATACCATTGTGGAG GTTTCAAGTTTCAGCACCTCTGTTGGTAAGTCCAGTTGGAAGTTGGGTAATAATTTCAGTAAACCTTCCGGCTGCAAGGGGCGTGACTATATTCGCTGGAGGAATTGCATACAGCGAGACTTTACCATTAATGG GTTGATGCTTGATCCATATGCACAAGTAGTGTATGACTATATGGGAGGGATAGAAGATATCAGAAAATTTAAA GTGCGTACTGTGATACCTGCAAATGTTTCTTTTGTGGAGGACTGTG CTCGCATTTTACGTGCAGTCAGAATTGCAGCTCGTTTAGGATTTCGTTTCACCAAAGAGACAGCTCTTTCTGTAAGAGAATTAGCTTGCTCGGTGTTAAGACTTGATAAG GGGAGGATCCTCTTGGAAATGAATTATATGCTGGCTTTTGGGTCTGCAGAAGCTTCCTTGAGGTTATTGTGGAGATTTGGACTTTTAGAGATACTTCTGCCCATCCAA GCATCTTATTTTGCTTCCCAAGGGTTTCGGAGGCGTGATGGGAGATCTAACATGCTTCTA TCTTTGTTTTCCAATCTCGATAAACTTGTGGCACCTAATCAGCCATGCCATTGTAGCTTATG GATTGCTATCTTAGCATTTCATAAAGCTCTGGTTGACCAACCTCGTGATCCTGTGGTTGTTGCTGCATTCGGCCTTGCTGTCCACAGTGGTGGATCTTTGTCTGAAGCTGTAGAAATTGCAAGGGGGATCTCCCAACCATATGTCCCAAGCTTTGATGAATTATTAGAACCTCGAGATATAGACTTCAATGATGCATTAATGGATGATGTTATTGATCTTTCAGTGTCTGTCAAAGCTGCATTATGCAAGATGACAGATCAATTTTACGTTTCCCAAGCAATGGCCAAGTACCCAGAAGCACCATACTCAGATATG GTTTTTATCCCATGGGCATTGTCTCTGAGGGTATCCAAGATTTTTGAATGCGTTGGAAGAGGAATGGAAAGAGGATGTGTCCCCAAAAGAGGGAAACAAATTGACTATGAGTCTTTGGCATCAGGGAGCTTGAAGGAGGTTCAACATTTGTTTGCTAGGATTGTTTTTGACACTATTTATCCTCCTCACCAAAACAGAGAAAAGCACACTGCTACCTGA